A region from the Vicia villosa cultivar HV-30 ecotype Madison, WI linkage group LG3, Vvil1.0, whole genome shotgun sequence genome encodes:
- the LOC131593396 gene encoding uncharacterized protein LOC131593396 — translation MILDKYDIEETHYEVLNIKEDADYEEIRASYRSAVLSLHPDKLLKTFDTSGSNQTSSERFLRVQKAWEILSNSSSRLLYDKQLQSSRRDVLAAEVAEDLSLHDMEAEDADESLELFYQCRCGDYFSVDSLELLKMGYSLLRDGSNISILNSDTLPGSVILPCGSCSLKARLILSVDNH, via the coding sequence ATGATTCTTGACAAATATGACATTGAGGAAACTCATTATGAGGTTCTCAATATTAAGGAAGATGCAGACTATGAAGAAATTCGAGCTAGTTACCGAAGTGCTGTACTCAGTTTACATCCTGATAAGCTTTTGAAAACATTCGATACATCCGGCAGTAATCAAACAAGTTCAGAGAGATTTCTCAGAGTTCAAAAGGCATGGGAAATTCTAAGCAATTCAAGCTCTCGATTACTTTATGATAAGCAGCTACAAAGTTCAAGGCGGGATGTCTTGGCTGCTGAGGTTGCAGAAGATTTAAGCTTACATGATATGGAAGCTGAAGACGCCGATGAATCATTAGAACTGTTTTATCAGTGCCGGTGTGGTGATTACTTCTCTGTCGACTCGTTGGAATTGCTAAAAATGGGGTATTCTTTGTTGAGAGATGGAAGCAATATATCTATACTCAATAGTGATACTTTACCGGGATCGGTGATTCTTCCTTGTGGATCTTGTTCGTTAAAAGCTCGTCTAATACTCAGTGTGGATAACCATTGA
- the LOC131593397 gene encoding pentatricopeptide repeat-containing protein At3g24000, mitochondrial-like gives MSRKFLSSLLRTSTSHSTTSQCHAQTLLQSLLPNVILETDLLLSYTKLGLINHARKLFDRMPQRNMHSWNIMIASYTQSLMYFDALTVFEEFKRCGSLPDRYTLPPLFKISIGIGDSWFGWMCHCLVIKLGYGEVVVVNNSVLEFYVKCGTMSQALSVFNNHNASRDSVTWNLIISGFGKAGLYSDAVHCFREMLKHQNGIELDYMTLPSILSVCGKEGDLLKVKEVHGFSVRNFGFDAHAPIANALIDNYGKCGSLKDSENIFKTVSCANLVTWTAMISCYGMHGKGEESVFLFEKMINEGFRPNAVTLTAILSSCSHSGLLDQGKKIFDSMISDYGFEPTAEHYACMVDLFSRCGCLEEALQLLERMNPLSVTGSMWGALLAGCAMHKNVEIGEIAAHRLFQLEPNNTSNYVALCGIYQSRGMIRDVSTVKAKMKGLGLVKTPGCSWINIAGREHKFYQGDLSHPLSHMVFQLLYEINNTQLSTNDLGVGYLLHNDDTFVVAL, from the exons ATGTCAAGAAAATTCCTATCATCACTACTTCGAACTTCCACATCCCACTCCACCACTTCACAATGCCACGCCCAAACCCTCCTCCAATCTCTACTCCCTAACGTCATTCTCGAAACAGACCTCTTATTATCCTACACAAAACTCGGCCTAATCAACCACGCTCGCAAACTGTTCGACAGAATGCCACAGAGAAACATGCATTCTTGGAACATCATGATTGCTTCTTACACTCAAAGTTTGATGTATTTCGATGCCTTAACTGTTTTTGAAGAATTTAAACGATGCGGGTCGTTGCCTGATCGTTACACCTTGCCTCCTTTGTTTAAGATTTCTATTGGAATAGGTGATAGTTGGTTTGGATGGATGTGTCATTGTTTGGTTATAAAGCTTGGGTATGGGGAAGTTGTTGTTGTGAATAACTCTGTCCTTGAGTTTTATGTCAAATGTGGTACCATGTCTCAGGCATTATCTGTGTTCAACAATCATAATGCTTCTcg GGATTCAGTCACATGGAATTTGATTATTTCTGGGTTTGGAAAGGCTGGCTTGTATTCTGATGCTGTCCATTGTTTCCGAGAAATGTTGAAGCATCAAAATGGGATTGAGTTGGATTACATGACACTCCCTAGCATTTTGAGTGTTTGTGGGAAGGAAGGGGATTTGTTGAAAGTGAAGGAAGTGCATGGCTTTAGTGTTAGGAACTTTGGTTTTGATGCTCATGCTCCCATTGCGAATGCATTAATCGATAATTATGGAAAATGTGGTAGCTTGAAAGattcagaaaatatcttcaagaCTGTGAGCTGTGCAAATTTGGTGACATGGACGGCTATGATATCCTGTTATGGGATGCATGGAAAGGGGGAGGAATCAGTTTTTCTGTTTGAGAAGATGATAAATGAGGGGTTTAGACCAAATGCTGTTACTCTCACAGCTATTTTATCTAGTTGTAGCCACTCGGGTTTGTTGGATCAAGGCAAGAAGATTTTCGACTCAATGATTTCAGATTATGGATTTGAGCCCACTGCTGAGCATTATGCCTGTATGGTGGATCTTTTTAGCCGATGTGGGTGTCTTGAGGAAGCGCTTCAGTTGTTGGAAAGAATGAATCCCTTGTCAGTGACAGGAAGCATGTGGGGTGCTCTTCTTGCTGGTTGTGCTATGCACAAGAATGTCGAAATTGGAGAAATTGCAGCACATCGTCTCTTTCAATTAGAGCCAAATAATACCAGCAACTATGTAGCTTTGTGTGGAATTTATCAGTCTCGTGGTATGATTCGTGATGTTTCAACTGTTAAAGCAAAGATGAAGGGCTTAGGTTTGGTTAAAACTCCTGGCTGTAGCTGGATAAATATTGCAGGAAGAGAACATAAATTTTACCAAGGAGACCTTTCTCATCCACTTTCTCATATGGTTTTCCAGTTACTATATGAAATTAACAATACTCAGTTATCGACCAATGATTTGGGAGTAGGATATTTGCTCCACAATGATGATACCTTTGTCGTGGCTTTGTAA